Proteins encoded by one window of Arachis hypogaea cultivar Tifrunner chromosome 1, arahy.Tifrunner.gnm2.J5K5, whole genome shotgun sequence:
- the LOC112707664 gene encoding uncharacterized protein, which yields MAPNRSWMSRRQDCTGHLSEEFKKGVVEFVDFVERNPTVIDSLGRILCPCTKCKNRIRDEIFWVEKHLCDRGFLEGYTNWTAHGEERWVEHDATNVTQEHEEENTNPYVDMVIDAASDNLNVMEGLEEDPNPLASKFYKLLRSADEPLWDGCTKHTILSAVTQLVNLKSEFNMSESCYNRMVAIIKSMLPESEKLPEDFYRSKTMIQELGLGYEKIDACPNHCMLYYKETSDKTSYAACTMCGHPRFKPKAGDTINSSRCVPYSILRYFSITPRFQRLFMSKNNAQYMKWHVDGVRHDESVITHPADADAWKQFDATHEVFAQESRNVRLGLCTDGFNPFSGSKTPYSCWPVFVTPYNLPPSMCMRREYIFLSLLIPGPKSPGKRLDVYLRPLIDELKVLWDNGVTTYDAWQKKNFNMKAALLWTISDFLAYGMLSGWSTHGRLSCPICMKNTKSFRLQHGAKLYWFDCHRQYLPAGHAFRRDRYSFKKSIVENSFPPKRMSGVDILNELDKLEEANFGANSRGKKGDFGTIHNWVRKSIFWELPYWSTNLIRHNLDIMHIEKNIFDNIFNTVMDVNGKTKDNANAREDLKLICKCPNLELVFENGKYKKPKSTYVLDSQQRRIVCEWIKQLKFSDGYASNISRCVNLADGKIYGMKSHDSHVFMERLIPLAFRDVLPKSIWGVLTELSLFFKEICATEIRPDAVEQTEISIIETVCKLEKIFPLAFFDVMEHLVIHIPYEAKVGGPVQYRWMYPFERCMLFLKRKVRNKARVEGSICKAYILEEISNFTSMYFESTVQTRRTQVPRNDDGGSNLDENHLSIFRYPCLFIGRGSKKYLTDEELHIVHTYILVNCEEIEPYLQQFEDSLKELDPNISEDEILIVRDKDFSRWIKNQVDTVHIRSRIIQQIAYGRSKSVTSYNGLKVNGYRFHTKDHDKNRATMNSGVCVKGNIYGENDLDYYGILEEILELSYLGDGNSVFIFRCCWFDPINGVKVDERYELVDIKYKSRLQSNELFVLAEQAQ from the exons ATGGCGCCTAATAGGAGTTGGATGTCACGAAGGCAAGATTGCACTGGTCATCTAAGCGAGGAATTTAAGAAAGGTGTTGTAGAATTCGTAGATTTTGTAGAAAGAAACCCGACAGTCATTGATAGTTTAGGTCGCATTCTTTGTCCATGCACAAAATGTAAGAACAGGATTAGGGATGAAATATTTTGGGTCGAAAAGCATTTGTGTGATCGTGGGTTTTTGGAGGGTTATACAAACTGGACTGCTCATGGTGAGGAAAGATGGGTTGAACATGATGCAACAAATGTTACCCAAGAACATGAGGAAGAGAATACAAACCCATATGTAGACATGGTTATTGATGCTGCAAGTGATAACTTAAATGTAATGGAAGGTTTAgaagaggatccaaatccattaGCGTCGAAGTTTTATAAGTTGCTGAGGAGTGCTGACGAACCTTTGTGGGATGGCTGCACCAAGCATACAATATTGTCAGCTGTAACCCAGCTAGTGAACTTAAAATCAGAATTCAACATGAGTGAGAGCTGTTATAATCGAATGGTTGCCATAATCAAGAGCATGCTCCCAGAATCAGAGAAGTTGCCAGAAGATTTTTACCGGTCAAAGACAATGATtcaagaattaggattaggatatgAGAAAATTGATGCTTGTCCTAATCATTGCATGCTATATTATAAAGAAACAAGTGACAAGACTAGTTATGCAGCTTGCACAATGTGTGGACACCCACGATTTAAGCCAAAGGCAGGGGATACAATTAATAGTAGTAGGTGTGTGCCATACTCAATATTGAGATATTTTTCTATTACTCCAAGGTTTCAACGTTTGTTTATGTCTAAAAATAATGCACAATATATGAAGTGGCATGTGGATGGAGTACGCCACGATGAATCGGTTATCACACATCCGGCTGATGCTGATGCTTGGAAACAATTTGATGCCACCCATGAAGTATTTGCCCAAGAATCTAGAAATGTTAGGCTTGGACTTTGCACTGATGGTTTTAATCCATTTTCTGGCTCGAAGACTCCATACTCATGTTGGCCTGTGTTTGTCACACCTTACAATCTTCCTCCAAGTATGTGCATGAGAAGAGAGTACATATTCCTTAGTCTTTTGATCCCTGGACCGAAGTCTCCCGGAAAAAGATTAGATGTTTATCTTAGACCGCTGATTGACGAGTTAAAGGTTTTGTGGGACAATGGTGTTACTACTTATGATGCAtggcaaaagaaaaattttaacatgAAGGCAGCATTATTGTGGACTATAAGCGATTTTCTGGCTTATGGAATGTTATCTGGTTGGAGCACTCACGGTCGACTTTCTTGTCCGATTTGCATGAAGAACACTAAATCGTTTCGACTACAACACGGTGCTAAACTCTACTGGTTTGATTGTCATCGACAGTACTTGCCTGCTGGTCATGCATTTCGTCGTGATCGATACTCTTTTAAAAAGTCAATCGTGGAAAACTCTTTTCCACCGAAACGAATGAGTGGAGTTGACATCTTAAATGAGTTGGACAAACTCGAGGAAGCTAACTTTGGGGCTAATTCGAGAGGAAAAAAGGGTGACTTTGGTACCATTCATAATTGGGTGagaaaaagtatattttgggaGTTGCCTTATTGGTCAACTAATTTGATAAGACACAATTTAGACATTATgcatattgaaaaaaatatttttgacaacATCTTTAACACTGTTATGGACGTAAATGGCAAGACAAAAGACAACGCGAATGCAAGAGAAGATTTGAAGCTAATATGCAAGTGCCCTAACTTGGAGTTGGTATTCGAGAATGGAAAGTACAAAAAACCAAAATCCACATATGTCTTAGATTCTCAACAAAGGAGGATAGTATGTGAGTGGATAAAGCAATTAAAATTTTCTGATGGTTATGCATCAAATATTTCACGATGTGTTAATCTAGCGGATGGGAAGATATATGGAATGAAGAGTCACGACAGTCATGTTTTCATGGAAAGACTAATACCGTTGGCATTTCGAGACGTGTTGCCAAAATCCATATGGGGAGTGCTAACAGAACTCAGCTTGTTCTTTAAAGAAATTTGTGCTACTGAAATACGCCCTGATGCTGTAGAGCAGACAGAGATTTCCATTATTGAAACGGTTTGTAAGCTAGAAAAAATTTTTCCTCTAGCTTTTTTTGATGTGATGGAGCATTTAGTTATCCACATCCCCTATGAAGCTAAGGTTGGAGGACCTGTGCAGTATCGATGGATGTATCCATTTGAAAGGTGTATGCTATTCTTAAAACGAAAAGTTCGAAATAAGGCAAGAGTTGAAGGATCTATTTGCAAAGCATATATTTTGGAAGAAATTTCCAACTTTACTTCTATGTATTTTGAATCAACAGTACAAACAAGGCGGACTCAAGTTCCCAGGAATGATGATGGTGGCTCAAATTTGGACGAGAATCACTTGTCTATTTTTAGATACCCATGTCTTTTCATTGGGCGAGGTTCAAAAAAATACTTAACTGATGAAGAACTTCATATCGTCCACACATACATTCTTGTCAACTGCGAAGAAATAGAACCTTATCTCCA ACAATTTGAGGATTCACTGAAAGAGTTAGATCCAAATATCTCCGAGGATGAAATACTAATTGTCCGTGATAAGGACTTCAGTAGATGGATAAAGAATCAA GTAGATACAGTTCATATTAGAAGTAGAATAATTCAACAGATAGCTTATGGTCGTTCTAAATCTGTCACTTCGTACAACGGCTTAAAAGTTAATGGATATAGATTTCATACTAAGGATCACGACAAAAATAGAGCTACTATGAATAGTGGGGTATGTGTTAAAGGAAATATTTATGGAGAAAATGACTTAGACTACTACGGCATTCTTGAGGAGATATTGGAACTGTCATACTTGGGTGATGGAAATTCTGTATTTATCTTTCGATGCTGCTGGTTTGACCCAATTAACGGTGTCAAAGTTGATGAGAGATATGAGTTAGTTGACATAAAGTATAAATCAAGACTACAATCAAATGAGCTGTTTGTTTTGGCTGAACAAGCACAATAG